In Desmospora activa DSM 45169, one genomic interval encodes:
- a CDS encoding molybdenum cofactor synthesis domain-containing protein: protein MEKDGAVTVQEALDRLLQAAPPRPGIERIPTQQARNRYMAEPVQAQLSMPSYSASAIDGIAVRSEATQAASPHTPMKLREGEDFAWINTGDPIPAWADAVIMVEHVNVEGEGCVAITRPASSFQHVRQTGEDVAAGEVLLSAGQKIRPVDQAVLLAGGVWEVPVLTRPLVTIIATGRELVPPGLEPQRGEIVEFNSTLLGETLREWGAITRYGGIVPDDPALIRQTLEHALEQSDLVIVNAGSSKGAKDFVPSVLKEMGTLLVHGVSARPGKPAALAVVAGKPVLGLPGYPVSAYLGLEWFAKPWIRKWRGERTSHEEEVPARLSQPVHTRMGAEDHLRVRLLAGPDGNWDAIPLTKGAGVTFSLSQADGWIKVPADSSQWTAGKNVSVRLTRPLSLLRDRILVAGGDAPALDILLSAWSKQSGRAVARYVTGMQDALDRWRKGTCAAVVVETDGTDTLPECEERDTDLSHALPLGDVTWGWIVQKGNPDAIVGIQDWHRSDLHWILPPSGHSGRIFLEKAAVYAGVSIPLHRKEEPSYLKAAAAVYGEGAAAAWGIAFAEYADTVDFLPIARRRLSLLVTPSLLKETEGEILLQLLQDQPLRKVLQRSGLDKPTIIRG from the coding sequence ATGGAAAAAGACGGTGCTGTAACTGTACAAGAAGCATTGGACCGGTTGTTGCAGGCTGCCCCTCCCCGGCCCGGAATCGAGCGAATCCCGACTCAGCAGGCACGGAATCGATATATGGCAGAGCCGGTGCAGGCCCAACTGTCGATGCCGTCCTATTCCGCTTCCGCGATAGATGGGATCGCGGTGCGATCGGAGGCGACACAGGCAGCGTCACCCCATACACCTATGAAATTGCGCGAAGGAGAAGATTTTGCCTGGATTAATACGGGTGATCCGATTCCTGCATGGGCGGATGCTGTCATTATGGTGGAGCATGTTAATGTGGAGGGAGAGGGGTGTGTGGCGATCACCCGTCCTGCTTCTTCCTTCCAACATGTGCGACAGACGGGGGAAGATGTGGCGGCGGGGGAGGTGTTGCTGTCTGCCGGACAAAAGATTCGTCCGGTTGATCAGGCTGTGCTTCTGGCTGGTGGTGTGTGGGAGGTACCCGTGCTTACACGCCCGCTCGTCACTATCATCGCGACAGGTAGAGAACTGGTGCCGCCAGGGTTAGAGCCGCAGCGGGGAGAGATTGTTGAATTTAATAGTACACTGCTGGGGGAAACGTTGCGGGAATGGGGAGCAATCACCCGGTATGGCGGCATTGTTCCCGACGATCCCGCCCTGATTCGACAAACACTGGAACATGCCTTGGAACAGTCGGATCTGGTCATCGTCAACGCCGGTTCCTCCAAAGGAGCAAAAGATTTTGTTCCTTCCGTTTTAAAGGAGATGGGCACCTTACTGGTACACGGCGTGTCCGCCCGCCCAGGTAAACCCGCTGCACTGGCGGTTGTCGCCGGGAAGCCGGTATTGGGATTGCCGGGTTACCCTGTCTCCGCTTATCTCGGCTTAGAGTGGTTCGCTAAACCATGGATACGGAAATGGCGGGGAGAGCGTACTTCCCATGAAGAAGAAGTACCCGCCCGTCTAAGTCAGCCTGTCCATACACGAATGGGAGCGGAAGACCATTTACGTGTTCGCTTGCTGGCAGGTCCGGACGGAAATTGGGATGCAATTCCACTGACAAAAGGGGCAGGAGTTACCTTTTCTCTGTCGCAGGCGGACGGATGGATAAAGGTGCCTGCGGATAGTAGTCAATGGACGGCAGGCAAAAACGTATCGGTACGCTTAACCCGTCCACTCTCGCTGCTACGCGATCGGATTTTGGTGGCGGGCGGGGATGCTCCCGCCTTGGATATTCTGCTCTCCGCTTGGTCTAAGCAGTCGGGGCGAGCCGTAGCCCGGTATGTGACGGGAATGCAGGATGCTTTGGATCGGTGGCGAAAAGGGACTTGTGCGGCGGTAGTGGTGGAAACCGATGGCACGGACACACTACCCGAATGTGAGGAAAGGGATACCGACCTGTCGCATGCCCTTCCGCTGGGGGATGTAACTTGGGGGTGGATTGTACAAAAAGGAAATCCGGATGCGATTGTCGGTATTCAGGATTGGCACCGATCGGACCTTCACTGGATTCTTCCCCCCAGCGGCCACTCCGGTCGTATATTTTTGGAAAAAGCGGCTGTCTACGCCGGTGTTTCTATACCATTGCACCGAAAAGAAGAACCGTCTTATTTAAAGGCCGCCGCCGCTGTATACGGGGAAGGAGCCGCTGCGGCATGGGGGATTGCTTTTGCTGAATATGCCGATACGGTTGATTTTCTGCCAATCGCACGGAGACGCCTTTCTTTATTGGTGACCCCTTCCTTATTGAAGGAGACAGAGGGAGAAATCTTGCTGCAACTACTGCAGGATCAACCCTTACGAAAAGTGTTACAACGGTCAGGGTTGGATAAACCCACTATCATCAGGGGGTGA
- a CDS encoding aminotransferase class I/II-fold pyridoxal phosphate-dependent enzyme produces the protein MEDTRLSTSAKAEKRAPFSNLVNALPATVPFVPPEQTERQLGRRFQLRLGANESSFGLSPMAKQALIDAAAETNWYGDATNDALRQKLSRLHGVPMESIAVGAGIDEILGWIARLFLNPGDGVTTSHGSYPTFHYHVNGFGGVLHWVPYRHFYNDCEGLARQAHATGSRIVYLANPDNPTGTFLKQEDIRELRRQLPADCVLVIDEAYVEFAPAEDVLPLDANDPNVIRTRTFSKVYGLAGARVGYAIAHPDTIASFDKIRNHFGVARAAQQAALASLADSDFLNRVIAFVNEGKTDYSTLAQELGYTTLPSATNFVAIDTGSEKAARWWMDALEKQGVFIRVPGVAPLNRCLRITVGNQEERNILAHHMKKLKPQVPINEETR, from the coding sequence ATGGAAGATACCCGACTGTCAACGTCCGCAAAGGCGGAAAAACGTGCTCCTTTTTCAAATCTGGTTAACGCACTCCCGGCGACCGTTCCATTTGTCCCTCCTGAACAAACGGAGCGGCAGCTGGGACGCCGCTTCCAGCTGAGACTGGGTGCCAACGAGAGCTCCTTTGGATTATCACCCATGGCCAAGCAGGCTTTGATCGACGCCGCCGCTGAAACAAACTGGTACGGCGACGCCACCAATGATGCGTTACGGCAAAAGTTATCCAGGCTACATGGAGTTCCCATGGAATCTATCGCCGTCGGAGCAGGAATCGATGAGATTTTGGGCTGGATCGCTCGTCTCTTTTTAAACCCTGGAGATGGGGTAACAACGTCCCACGGCAGTTATCCTACTTTTCATTATCATGTAAACGGATTTGGCGGCGTTCTCCATTGGGTTCCTTATCGCCATTTTTACAACGATTGCGAGGGGTTGGCCCGACAAGCGCATGCCACCGGTTCGCGCATCGTTTATCTCGCCAATCCCGATAACCCTACCGGCACCTTTTTAAAACAAGAGGATATCCGGGAACTGCGGCGACAACTGCCTGCCGATTGTGTATTGGTGATCGATGAAGCATACGTTGAATTTGCACCGGCTGAGGATGTGCTGCCCCTGGATGCAAATGATCCCAATGTGATCCGTACCCGCACCTTTTCTAAAGTGTACGGTCTCGCCGGGGCCCGGGTCGGTTACGCCATCGCCCACCCGGATACAATCGCCAGCTTTGATAAAATCCGCAACCACTTCGGCGTGGCACGGGCCGCACAACAGGCAGCATTAGCCTCTCTTGCGGATTCCGATTTTCTTAATCGCGTCATCGCCTTCGTCAATGAAGGGAAAACGGATTACAGTACCCTAGCACAAGAGCTGGGCTATACCACTCTTCCCTCTGCCACCAATTTTGTTGCCATCGATACCGGCAGTGAAAAAGCGGCGCGTTGGTGGATGGATGCGCTGGAAAAACAGGGTGTATTTATCCGTGTTCCCGGTGTCGCCCCGTTAAATCGGTGCCTGCGGATTACCGTCGGAAATCAAGAAGAACGAAACATCTTGGCCCACCACATGAAAAAATTGAAACCCCAGGTACCGATCAACGAAGAAACGCGATGA
- the moaD gene encoding molybdopterin converting factor subunit 1 produces the protein MEIRILLFAAVAEAIGQRSITLKLPAQASVRDVIQQLEHQYPDASELIRVAVIARNQEYAELDETILPGDEIALIPPVSGGEAEEASLFTITEEPLSADRLIALVSNPRAGAVLTFAGTVREFTADRRTIHLEYEAYGPMATQKMKAIAAEIHQRWPDVRVAMTHRVGKLEPEEISVLIAVASPHRPESFAAGRYAIERLKQTVPIWKKEIWEDGTQWLGPQTDHWDPRKPANPS, from the coding sequence ATGGAAATTCGCATTCTATTATTTGCGGCAGTAGCCGAAGCCATCGGTCAACGGTCGATTACCCTTAAACTGCCTGCACAAGCGTCTGTGCGTGATGTGATTCAACAGTTGGAACATCAGTACCCGGACGCCTCCGAACTGATCCGCGTCGCCGTCATCGCCCGTAATCAGGAATACGCCGAATTGGATGAGACAATTCTTCCCGGAGACGAAATTGCCCTGATCCCACCGGTAAGCGGTGGAGAGGCGGAGGAAGCGTCCTTATTTACCATCACGGAGGAACCCCTGTCTGCTGACCGCCTCATTGCGCTCGTCTCCAACCCCAGAGCCGGAGCGGTACTCACGTTTGCCGGAACAGTGCGGGAGTTTACCGCCGATCGGCGCACGATCCATCTGGAATATGAAGCATATGGCCCCATGGCAACCCAGAAAATGAAAGCGATCGCGGCGGAGATCCATCAACGGTGGCCGGATGTGCGCGTCGCCATGACACATCGGGTAGGAAAGCTGGAGCCGGAGGAAATTAGCGTCCTGATCGCCGTCGCTTCCCCTCATCGGCCGGAATCCTTTGCAGCGGGTCGTTATGCAATTGAGCGCTTAAAACAGACCGTTCCCATCTGGAAAAAGGAGATCTGGGAAGACGGCACACAATGGCTGGGTCCACAAACCGATCACTGGGATCCTCGAAAACCCGCGAATCCCTCATAA
- a CDS encoding ThiF family adenylyltransferase, with amino-acid sequence MSIPHGRFSRQILFSPIGERGQAALARANVAIVGIGALGTALAHHLVRAGVGHLRIIDRDFVEESNLQRQMLFTEKDAEDSMPKAIAARDHLQTINSAADITAHVADLTWRNAEELLTDVDLILDGSDNFSVRYLINDTAVKHGIPWIYGGAVSSRGMTFTIRPGITPCLACLFPEIPAPGTTETCDTAGVIGPVVQVVAAYQAAEALKLLVGDTDALDSRLRHFELWHNRDGALQVAPSKREHCPVCKQGEYKHLHPSNPTDTAVSLCGRNTVQVSSASTLDLDRLEHRLSSLGTVERNRFLLRAQVDEQHRLVIFPDGRVLVQGTDQAETARSLVARYIGA; translated from the coding sequence ATGTCCATTCCACATGGTCGTTTTTCCAGGCAGATCTTGTTTTCCCCGATTGGAGAAAGGGGACAAGCGGCACTGGCCCGGGCAAACGTGGCTATCGTCGGCATCGGCGCTTTGGGTACCGCCCTGGCTCACCATCTAGTACGAGCAGGAGTGGGTCACCTTCGCATCATTGACCGCGATTTTGTGGAAGAGAGCAATCTGCAGCGACAAATGCTGTTTACAGAGAAAGATGCAGAAGACTCCATGCCCAAAGCGATCGCCGCCCGCGATCACCTGCAAACAATCAACTCCGCTGCCGACATAACGGCCCATGTAGCCGACCTGACCTGGCGTAACGCCGAAGAGTTGCTTACCGATGTCGACCTAATCTTAGACGGCAGCGATAATTTCTCCGTTCGCTATTTGATCAACGATACAGCTGTAAAGCACGGGATCCCATGGATTTACGGCGGAGCAGTCAGCTCGCGAGGAATGACCTTCACCATTCGTCCAGGAATCACACCCTGTCTCGCTTGCCTCTTCCCGGAAATCCCTGCTCCTGGAACGACGGAAACCTGTGATACCGCCGGTGTGATTGGACCCGTAGTGCAGGTGGTGGCCGCTTACCAGGCAGCGGAGGCACTTAAGCTGTTGGTAGGGGATACGGATGCTCTCGATTCCCGCCTGCGCCATTTTGAACTGTGGCACAACCGGGATGGCGCATTGCAAGTGGCTCCGAGCAAACGAGAACATTGCCCGGTATGTAAACAGGGGGAATATAAACACTTGCATCCATCCAACCCCACTGATACCGCTGTTTCCCTCTGTGGCCGCAACACGGTACAAGTGTCATCAGCAAGCACCCTCGATTTAGATCGGTTGGAACACCGCCTCTCCTCACTGGGTACAGTGGAGCGAAATCGCTTTTTGCTTCGCGCCCAGGTGGATGAGCAGCACCGTTTGGTGATTTTCCCCGACGGACGGGTACTGGTGCAAGGCACCGATCAAGCGGAAACAGCTCGTTCCCTCGTAGCCCGTTACATCGGAGCGTAA
- a CDS encoding NAD(P)-dependent oxidoreductase, which yields METAQRVGFIGLGIMGRSMSYNLHRAGFQVTVWNRTRSKMEEAAGWGAQLADSPREVAELSDVVITIVGDTPDVRAVVEGENGILAGAHQGLVWIDMSTISPATTQQLAKTAAERGVRMLDAPVSGGDVGAQEGTLSIMVGGEAAVLEEVKPVLQAMGSSIIHCGAAGAGQTVKACNQIMCGLNLLGMVEALTLAKKAGVDLDTMIQVTSKGAAGSWALSNLGPRIVEGDLDPGFSVQFQQKDLRIVLEEAERLQLPLVGTATANQLLRSVQAHGGNEDGTHALITVMERLANVKVAPGDE from the coding sequence ATGGAGACAGCACAGCGAGTGGGGTTTATCGGTTTGGGGATTATGGGGCGGTCGATGTCATATAATCTTCATCGCGCCGGATTCCAAGTGACGGTCTGGAATCGCACCCGGTCCAAGATGGAGGAAGCAGCGGGATGGGGCGCACAACTAGCGGACTCACCGCGGGAAGTGGCGGAGTTGAGCGATGTGGTGATCACCATCGTAGGAGATACACCGGATGTGCGTGCAGTAGTGGAAGGGGAAAACGGAATCCTGGCCGGTGCTCATCAAGGGCTTGTCTGGATCGATATGAGCACCATCTCCCCTGCCACAACGCAGCAGCTAGCCAAGACGGCGGCAGAGCGGGGTGTGCGGATGTTGGATGCTCCCGTCAGCGGTGGGGATGTCGGTGCACAAGAAGGGACGCTTTCCATTATGGTAGGTGGGGAAGCGGCTGTGCTGGAAGAAGTGAAGCCGGTTTTGCAAGCGATGGGTTCCAGTATCATTCATTGTGGCGCCGCCGGTGCAGGTCAGACGGTAAAGGCGTGCAACCAGATTATGTGTGGATTAAACTTGTTGGGAATGGTGGAAGCATTAACATTGGCGAAAAAGGCCGGGGTGGATCTGGATACAATGATTCAGGTGACTAGTAAGGGTGCGGCTGGATCGTGGGCCTTGTCCAATTTGGGTCCACGGATAGTAGAAGGAGACCTGGATCCTGGTTTTTCCGTTCAATTCCAACAAAAAGATTTACGCATTGTGCTGGAGGAAGCCGAACGTCTCCAATTGCCGCTGGTGGGAACGGCGACCGCCAATCAACTGCTTCGTTCTGTGCAGGCCCACGGTGGAAATGAAGACGGCACTCACGCCTTAATCACAGTGATGGAACGGCTGGCCAATGTTAAGGTGGCGCCTGGTGATGAGTAA
- a CDS encoding thioredoxin family protein, whose amino-acid sequence MNLDQWFEQGMTGQAYIDSMEVNREALLEIYRSFQPQESEAYFSELANRRLRGIVLTADWCGDAMMCVPIVMRIAEKAGIEMRYLIRDENLELMDQYLTNGKSRSIPIFIFIDDKGEERVVWGPRAPEVQTAIDAIRAQLPSSEDPMFKEKQRALYKDFRQQLLEKREWWQAVERSLKERFQERMG is encoded by the coding sequence ATGAATCTCGATCAATGGTTTGAGCAGGGGATGACAGGGCAAGCGTATATCGACAGCATGGAAGTAAACCGCGAAGCCCTGCTGGAGATCTACCGTTCTTTTCAACCGCAGGAAAGTGAAGCATATTTTTCTGAGTTAGCCAACCGGCGACTACGGGGCATCGTGTTGACGGCGGATTGGTGCGGAGATGCGATGATGTGTGTCCCTATCGTGATGCGAATCGCGGAGAAGGCCGGGATTGAGATGCGTTATCTGATTCGCGATGAGAATCTGGAATTGATGGATCAATATTTGACCAATGGAAAATCACGGTCAATTCCGATTTTTATTTTTATCGACGATAAAGGAGAGGAACGGGTGGTGTGGGGACCGCGTGCGCCTGAGGTACAGACGGCGATCGATGCGATACGGGCCCAACTTCCCTCTTCGGAAGACCCGATGTTTAAGGAAAAGCAACGGGCTCTATATAAGGATTTTAGGCAACAGTTGTTGGAAAAACGGGAATGGTGGCAAGCGGTGGAACGGAGCCTGAAGGAACGGTTTCAAGAGCGAATGGGATAA
- a CDS encoding DMT family transporter: MKHNTIGLYSIMTFNMMIWGLNAVALKILVTHFPAVTMQGVRIFLAGLVLLLYIVIKRTWKPLTKRDWGWTIGIILTGVVGHHLFLAWGLTITTASNAALILSLVPLMTAFLSFLFLREHITPARMGGILLGLIGVILVVLRGGTGLSTSMWGDLLIGGAMIFQACSFILIKKATDTIDAKQLTTIMFLAGATLIFLIGLFISPDGVSIMLEGPLWVWAVLIVSGVVATAWGHAMYNATIHQLGPGQTAVFINLTPFFALVGSALFLGEAIQWVQIAGFALIIVGVFLGTGAWGEGERMKARTVHRETGIH; this comes from the coding sequence ATGAAGCACAACACCATTGGACTGTATAGCATCATGACCTTTAATATGATGATTTGGGGCCTAAACGCAGTGGCTCTCAAAATATTAGTCACCCACTTCCCTGCAGTCACCATGCAGGGAGTGCGTATTTTTTTGGCTGGACTGGTGTTATTGCTGTATATCGTGATAAAAAGAACGTGGAAACCACTCACCAAAAGAGATTGGGGTTGGACTATCGGTATCATACTGACCGGTGTGGTAGGTCATCACCTTTTTCTTGCCTGGGGGCTGACGATCACCACCGCCTCCAACGCCGCACTAATTTTAAGCTTGGTCCCGTTGATGACCGCCTTTCTTTCCTTTTTATTTCTGCGGGAACATATCACCCCGGCACGCATGGGTGGGATTCTGCTTGGCCTCATCGGCGTTATCCTGGTCGTTCTTCGCGGCGGCACTGGCCTGTCCACTTCCATGTGGGGAGATCTTTTGATCGGGGGAGCGATGATCTTCCAAGCATGCAGCTTTATTTTAATCAAGAAGGCAACAGACACCATCGACGCCAAACAATTGACAACCATTATGTTTCTGGCTGGCGCGACACTGATCTTTCTCATCGGCCTGTTCATCTCTCCTGATGGCGTATCGATCATGCTGGAAGGACCGTTGTGGGTATGGGCTGTTTTAATCGTATCGGGGGTCGTGGCTACAGCTTGGGGACACGCGATGTACAATGCGACCATCCACCAACTGGGCCCAGGCCAAACCGCTGTCTTTATCAACTTAACTCCCTTTTTTGCCTTAGTGGGTTCCGCACTCTTTCTCGGTGAAGCAATACAATGGGTGCAAATCGCCGGATTCGCATTAATCATCGTCGGAGTTTTCCTTGGCACTGGAGCCTGGGGCGAAGGGGAACGGATGAAAGCGCGAACCGTTCATAGAGAGACGGGTATTCATTGA
- a CDS encoding SprT family protein, whose protein sequence is MNTKPSDDELQKRVETISLQDFGKPFRHLAYFNGRLRTTGGRYFLSDHHIEINPRHWMEWGWEVVDGIIRHELCHYHLHLQRRGYRHRDREFRELLAQVGGLCHAPPLSNLSPRRRSVRWLLSCQACGRQFPRKKRMDPSRYRCGHCKGTLRLQEIEEPVEEES, encoded by the coding sequence GTGAACACCAAACCATCGGATGACGAACTACAAAAGCGAGTGGAGACGATTTCGTTGCAGGATTTTGGTAAGCCGTTTCGTCACCTTGCCTATTTTAATGGCCGTCTACGCACAACGGGCGGACGATATTTCTTATCCGATCACCACATTGAGATCAACCCCCGCCACTGGATGGAATGGGGGTGGGAGGTGGTGGACGGCATTATCCGCCATGAGTTGTGCCACTATCACCTGCATTTGCAGAGAAGGGGCTATCGTCACCGCGATCGGGAGTTTCGGGAACTGTTGGCCCAGGTTGGCGGTCTTTGCCATGCTCCTCCTCTCTCCAATCTCTCTCCCCGCCGTCGGTCGGTGCGGTGGCTGCTGAGCTGTCAAGCGTGCGGGCGTCAATTTCCACGCAAAAAGCGAATGGACCCCTCCCGCTATCGCTGCGGCCATTGTAAGGGAACATTGCGATTGCAGGAGATCGAGGAACCGGTGGAGGAGGAGAGTTGA
- the cmpA gene encoding cortex morphogenetic protein CmpA → MPYWLQRQLQRAFQGKDRRQIRILNDCWFQYQQRGGPVITESK, encoded by the coding sequence ATGCCATACTGGTTGCAACGGCAACTACAACGCGCATTCCAAGGAAAAGACCGCAGGCAGATTCGTATTTTAAACGATTGTTGGTTTCAATATCAACAGCGGGGAGGACCCGTAATCACCGAATCGAAGTAA
- a CDS encoding peptidase S8 — MVFPSAADVRAAEVQMDAVPGEIVVKFKDDVGVSALTSLLQSLDARVVSKNTDAGFFVVKVENQSVQAALEELSGLPQVEYAEPNILFHATATPDDPSFSQQWGLSMINAPDAWDVTEGDSNVKVAVVDTGVDYDHPDLAGKVIKGGDYIDNDNDPMDENGHGTHVAGIAAANTNNGIGIAGTAPNVSIYAVRVLDANGSGSLESVASGIRDAADAGAEVINLSLGAYQGAQTLEEAVNYAHNQGSIVLAAAGNDGSSSPNYPAYYDNAIAVASTTSSDSRSSFSNYGSWVDIAAPGSSIYSTVPGGGYQSLDGTSMATPFAAGVAGLLASQGRSANEVKDALLNSAEPISGTGTYWQHGRIDAAAAVKY, encoded by the coding sequence ATGGTGTTTCCGTCTGCGGCGGATGTACGAGCTGCTGAGGTGCAGATGGATGCTGTTCCCGGTGAAATTGTAGTTAAGTTTAAGGATGATGTCGGTGTGTCGGCGTTGACGTCATTGCTGCAATCATTGGATGCAAGGGTGGTATCTAAAAACACCGATGCCGGTTTCTTTGTGGTAAAAGTGGAGAATCAATCCGTACAAGCAGCGCTGGAAGAGTTAAGCGGGCTTCCTCAAGTGGAATATGCGGAGCCGAATATTCTCTTTCATGCTACTGCAACACCGGATGATCCTTCCTTTTCGCAACAATGGGGCTTGTCGATGATTAATGCTCCCGACGCATGGGATGTAACGGAAGGCGACAGCAATGTGAAGGTTGCTGTGGTGGATACCGGTGTTGACTATGATCACCCCGACTTGGCTGGAAAAGTGATCAAGGGTGGGGACTATATCGACAACGATAACGATCCCATGGATGAAAACGGACACGGCACCCATGTTGCCGGTATTGCCGCTGCCAATACCAACAATGGGATCGGAATTGCCGGAACGGCTCCCAATGTAAGCATCTATGCGGTACGCGTTTTGGATGCCAACGGAAGCGGCAGCTTGGAGTCGGTAGCCAGCGGTATCCGTGATGCCGCCGATGCCGGTGCCGAAGTGATCAATCTCAGTTTGGGCGCTTACCAGGGAGCACAAACACTGGAGGAAGCCGTCAACTACGCCCATAACCAAGGTTCCATCGTCTTAGCGGCGGCGGGCAATGACGGCAGCTCCAGCCCTAACTATCCCGCCTACTATGACAACGCGATTGCCGTCGCTTCCACTACCTCCAGCGACAGTCGGTCCAGCTTCTCCAACTATGGCAGTTGGGTCGATATCGCCGCTCCCGGTTCCAGTATCTACTCGACAGTACCGGGCGGAGGATACCAGAGCTTAGACGGTACCTCGATGGCTACTCCCTTTGCGGCTGGTGTGGCCGGACTTTTGGCATCACAGGGTCGGAGCGCTAACGAGGTTAAAGATGCCCTCTTAAACTCGGCTGAACCGATCAGCGGAACAGGTACCTATTGGCAACATGGTCGTATCGATGCTGCTGCTGCGGTTAAATACTGA
- a CDS encoding S8 family peptidase, whose amino-acid sequence MILTVGLVFPTTANVQAAETADAVPGEIVVKFKDEVGVAKATSALESPDTEVVSQNTDAGFAVVKVKDASVQATIKKLSALSNVEYAEPNILFHTMATPNDPDFSKQWGLTKINAPAAWEVTEGDSSVKVAVVDTGVDYNHPDLAGKVIKGGDFIDNDNDPMDENGHGTHVAGIAAANTNNGIGIAGTAPGVSIYAVRVLDANGSGSLDAVASGIRDAADAGSEVINLSLGALIGAQTLKDAVDYARSQGSVVVAAAGNDGLPLPSYPAYYDSAIAVASTTSSDSRSSFSSFGWWVDIAAPGSDIYSTVPGGGYGSYSGTSMATPHAAGVAGLLASQGRSADEIEEALFNSAEPISGTGLFWNYGRIDAAAAVGY is encoded by the coding sequence ATGATATTGACGGTGGGCTTAGTTTTTCCGACTACAGCCAATGTGCAGGCGGCAGAAACGGCCGATGCTGTTCCTGGTGAAATCGTAGTGAAGTTTAAGGATGAGGTCGGTGTGGCGAAGGCGACTTCCGCCCTGGAATCTCCGGATACCGAGGTGGTCTCCCAAAATACCGATGCCGGTTTTGCCGTAGTAAAAGTGAAGGATGCCTCTGTTCAAGCGACCATAAAGAAGCTGAGTGCGCTTTCCAATGTGGAATATGCGGAGCCAAATATCCTTTTCCATACGATGGCAACACCGAACGATCCCGATTTTTCGAAACAGTGGGGCTTGACGAAGATCAATGCTCCCGCTGCTTGGGAAGTGACGGAAGGTGACAGCAGTGTCAAGGTCGCCGTGGTGGATACCGGTGTCGATTATAACCACCCTGACTTAGCTGGCAAAGTGATCAAGGGTGGGGACTTTATCGACAACGATAATGATCCCATGGATGAAAACGGACACGGCACTCATGTTGCCGGTATTGCCGCCGCCAATACCAACAACGGTATTGGGATTGCCGGAACGGCCCCCGGTGTCAGCATCTATGCGGTGCGAGTCCTGGATGCCAACGGGAGCGGCAGCCTGGATGCGGTAGCCAGTGGTATCCGTGATGCTGCCGATGCTGGTTCCGAAGTGATCAATCTCAGCTTGGGCGCCTTGATTGGGGCGCAAACCTTGAAAGATGCCGTCGACTATGCGCGCAGCCAAGGATCTGTCGTTGTGGCGGCTGCTGGCAATGACGGCCTTCCCCTGCCGAGCTACCCGGCTTACTACGACAGTGCGATCGCCGTTGCTTCCACCACCTCTAGCGACAGTCGTTCCAGCTTCTCCAGCTTCGGTTGGTGGGTCGATATCGCCGCTCCTGGCTCCGATATTTACTCGACCGTACCGGGTGGAGGCTATGGAAGCTACAGTGGTACCTCGATGGCTACCCCTCATGCTGCGGGAGTGGCCGGACTCTTAGCTTCTCAGGGCCGAAGTGCTGACGAGATTGAAGAAGCACTCTTCAACTCGGCTGAACCGATCAGCGGTACGGGCCTCTTTTGGAATTATGGCCGAATCGATGCTGCTGCAGCGGTAGGCTACTAA